Proteins from a single region of Saccharospirillaceae bacterium:
- a CDS encoding class II fumarate hydratase, with amino-acid sequence MTTRIERDSMGELEVAENALYAAQTQRAINNFPVSGQSMPQPFIRALLLAKKAAAQANTKLELLNADTGAAICKAVDEVLGEEGYMKHFPVDVFQTGSGTSSNMNANEVLATLATRTAAEPVSPNDHVNYGQSSNDIIPSSIHISAALEIHEKLIPALTYLTDAIKAKAETLKDQVKTGRTHLMDAMPVRMEQSLMSWATQIDQNIEAIKNTLPMLQSLAQGGTAVGTGINAHEDFADKFNQELTELTGVPFTKAANLFTHIGTQDIAVSVSGQLKMTAVSLMKIANDLRWMNSGPLAGLSEIELEALQPGSSIMPGKVNPVIPEATAMVAAQVMGNDTTITIAGQSGNFELNVMLPLIARNLLESIELIANVSRLLADKAITSFKVNEDSLKQALSRNPILVTALNPIIGYLKAAEIAKQAYKEGRPVIDVALENTDLSRDELERLLDPAKLTLGGL; translated from the coding sequence ATGACCACACGTATTGAACGCGACAGCATGGGCGAACTGGAAGTTGCTGAAAACGCTTTATATGCAGCCCAGACTCAGCGCGCGATCAACAACTTCCCGGTCAGCGGTCAGAGCATGCCTCAACCGTTCATCCGTGCTTTATTACTGGCCAAAAAAGCGGCGGCACAAGCAAACACCAAACTCGAATTGCTCAATGCCGATACCGGCGCCGCGATCTGTAAGGCGGTCGATGAAGTGCTGGGCGAAGAAGGCTACATGAAACACTTCCCGGTTGATGTATTTCAGACCGGGTCCGGTACCAGTTCGAATATGAATGCCAATGAGGTACTGGCGACGCTGGCAACCCGCACAGCGGCCGAGCCGGTTTCTCCCAATGACCACGTGAACTATGGTCAGAGCAGTAACGATATTATTCCATCCAGTATTCACATCAGTGCAGCACTGGAAATTCATGAGAAGCTGATCCCTGCCCTTACCTACCTGACCGACGCCATCAAGGCCAAAGCTGAGACGCTGAAAGATCAGGTTAAGACCGGCCGTACGCACCTGATGGATGCCATGCCTGTCCGTATGGAACAAAGCTTAATGAGCTGGGCGACTCAGATTGATCAGAATATTGAAGCGATCAAGAATACTCTGCCAATGCTGCAAAGCCTGGCACAGGGCGGCACGGCCGTTGGCACAGGCATCAACGCGCATGAGGACTTTGCGGATAAGTTCAATCAAGAGCTGACCGAGCTGACTGGCGTGCCATTTACTAAAGCCGCCAATTTGTTCACCCACATCGGTACTCAGGACATTGCGGTATCGGTATCAGGTCAGCTTAAAATGACGGCGGTTTCGCTGATGAAAATCGCTAATGACCTACGCTGGATGAACTCTGGTCCTCTGGCTGGACTGAGCGAAATTGAATTGGAAGCACTGCAACCAGGGTCTTCCATCATGCCGGGGAAAGTAAACCCGGTCATACCGGAAGCCACCGCGATGGTTGCTGCTCAGGTAATGGGCAACGATACCACCATTACCATTGCTGGCCAGTCGGGTAACTTCGAACTGAATGTGATGCTCCCACTGATTGCCCGCAATCTGCTGGAAAGTATTGAACTGATCGCTAACGTGTCTCGCCTGCTGGCAGACAAAGCCATCACCAGCTTTAAAGTGAACGAAGACAGCCTGAAGCAGGCTCTGTCACGTAACCCGATTCTGGTGACGGCGCTGAACCCAATCATTGGTTACTTAAAAGCGGCTGAAATTGCCAAGCAGGCTTATAAAGAGGGTCGCCCGGTGATTGATGTCGCGCTGGAGAATACCGACCTGTCTCGTGACGAGTTAGAGCGCTTGCTGGATCCGGCAAAACTGACTCTCGGTGGTCTGTAA
- a CDS encoding acetyl/propionyl/methylcrotonyl-CoA carboxylase subunit alpha, with amino-acid sequence MISNSPFSKVLVANRGEIAVRVIRTAKAQGYRTVAVFSEADREAPHVQIADEAVCIGPAAVGESYLCSDKILAAAIKTGADAIHPGYGFLSENSDFSQAVEKAGMVFIGPTAAAIELMGSKRQSKIAMIEAGVPCIPGYEGADQSDQVLKKAALEIGMPVMLKASAGGGGRGMRLVTDADTLDEHIHSARSEAQNAFGSGELIIEKAVMQPRHIEIQVFADSFGNTIYLGERDCSVQRRHQKVVEEAPSPFVDDALRKTMGEAAVAAAKSCKYRGAGTVEFLVDSDKNFYFLEMNTRLQVEHPVTELITGLDLVALQLQVAAGEPLGLTQSDIRLNGHAMEVRLYAEDPANNFVPQTGQLLQWNPADTGDGLRIDSGIKQGQTVTPHYDPMLAKLISFGNNREQSRRRLIRLVEDSSLLGIQDNRAFLANCLKHPEFIAGEATTAFIAEHMEASECMQPLKARSEDVALAALILNAPDGFHNNPLGTRFGKIAHNDDVAEVEIQQDRVDRSLIYVKLVATEERFCLRTVSRNSHQLRYESDGIQKTVSIVQSAENECWINTTRGNLCLRDVTLTSASTQAGGSDQVRASMDGAMIAVLVEAGQQVEQGQTLTVLEAMKMEHPLKAGVSGIVKEVLVNEGDQVKGRQLLIQLEASE; translated from the coding sequence ATGATAAGTAACTCCCCTTTCAGCAAAGTATTAGTGGCCAATCGTGGCGAAATTGCAGTGCGTGTGATCCGCACCGCGAAAGCACAAGGCTATCGTACAGTTGCGGTTTTCTCGGAAGCAGATCGAGAAGCGCCACACGTACAAATCGCAGATGAAGCCGTTTGTATTGGTCCCGCTGCTGTTGGTGAAAGCTACTTATGCAGCGATAAGATTCTTGCTGCTGCGATAAAAACCGGCGCTGATGCGATTCATCCGGGTTACGGTTTTTTATCCGAAAATTCTGATTTTTCCCAGGCTGTGGAAAAAGCCGGGATGGTATTTATTGGCCCAACCGCAGCCGCCATCGAATTAATGGGCAGTAAGCGTCAATCAAAAATCGCCATGATTGAAGCTGGTGTTCCCTGTATTCCGGGTTACGAAGGTGCTGATCAATCTGATCAGGTGCTGAAGAAAGCGGCATTAGAGATTGGCATGCCGGTCATGCTGAAAGCCAGTGCCGGTGGTGGCGGCCGTGGCATGCGTTTGGTTACGGATGCTGACACATTAGACGAGCATATTCACTCTGCACGATCGGAGGCACAGAATGCCTTTGGTAGTGGTGAATTAATTATTGAAAAAGCGGTAATGCAGCCGCGTCATATCGAAATTCAGGTATTTGCCGATTCCTTTGGTAATACCATCTATCTGGGTGAGCGCGATTGCTCGGTACAACGCCGCCATCAGAAAGTCGTAGAGGAAGCGCCTTCCCCCTTTGTTGATGACGCCCTGAGAAAGACCATGGGTGAGGCAGCCGTTGCGGCTGCTAAAAGTTGTAAATACCGTGGTGCTGGTACCGTTGAATTCCTGGTTGATAGCGATAAGAACTTCTACTTTCTGGAAATGAATACCCGCTTGCAGGTGGAGCACCCAGTAACGGAATTGATCACAGGTCTCGATTTGGTTGCACTGCAACTACAGGTTGCTGCTGGTGAGCCACTGGGCTTAACACAAAGCGATATCCGGTTGAACGGCCATGCTATGGAGGTGCGTTTATATGCCGAAGATCCTGCCAATAACTTTGTGCCGCAAACCGGTCAATTATTACAGTGGAACCCGGCAGATACCGGAGACGGTTTACGCATCGACAGTGGTATTAAGCAAGGTCAAACCGTAACACCCCACTACGATCCGATGCTGGCGAAATTAATCAGCTTTGGAAACAATCGTGAGCAATCACGTCGCCGTCTTATACGCCTGGTTGAAGATTCCAGCTTATTAGGTATTCAGGATAATCGCGCTTTTCTGGCGAACTGTTTAAAACACCCTGAGTTTATAGCAGGCGAAGCGACCACAGCCTTTATTGCTGAGCATATGGAAGCATCAGAGTGTATGCAGCCATTAAAAGCACGCTCTGAAGACGTCGCTCTGGCCGCTTTAATTCTCAATGCACCAGACGGTTTCCATAACAACCCTTTAGGTACTCGCTTTGGCAAAATTGCTCATAACGACGATGTTGCAGAAGTTGAAATTCAACAAGATCGCGTTGATCGCAGTTTGATTTATGTGAAGTTAGTTGCGACAGAAGAGCGCTTCTGTCTGCGGACGGTATCCCGCAACAGCCACCAGCTGCGTTACGAGTCAGACGGTATTCAAAAGACGGTCAGTATTGTTCAGTCTGCTGAGAACGAGTGCTGGATTAATACCACACGAGGTAACTTGTGCCTGCGTGATGTCACTCTGACTTCTGCCAGCACTCAGGCCGGAGGTTCAGATCAGGTTCGTGCTTCGATGGACGGCGCCATGATTGCAGTACTGGTAGAAGCGGGTCAGCAGGTTGAACAAGGGCAAACCCTGACGGTGCTGGAAGCGATGAAGATGGAGCATCCGTTAAAAGCAGGCGTAAGCGGTATCGTTAAAGAAGTACTGGTTAACGAAGGCGATCAGGTTAAAGGTCGTCAGCTATTAATTCAGTTAGAAGCATCAGAATAA
- a CDS encoding NAD(P)-dependent oxidoreductase — protein MANLNNKTIIITGASRGIGREIALTCARDGANIVIAAKSDEPHPKLKGTIHSVAKEVEEAGGQALAVKVDVRSEEDVDNLIARTVERFGGIDVIINNAGAIALAGVEMTPLKKLDLMMQVNFRAVFLLSQKALPHLKKSEQGHILSLCPPLDLDRRWLRNHSPYTLTKYGMSMLTLGMSDEFKRYGIAVNALWPRTVIHTDATSFGGKQSFDRARGPKIMADAAYILLQKADREVTGQLLIDEEFLRGEGVTDFEQFRANPESDKTDLMPDLFVQEPEVYVRGTLPPLAGLESE, from the coding sequence ATGGCTAACTTAAATAACAAAACCATTATAATTACCGGTGCCAGCCGGGGCATTGGTCGTGAAATTGCGCTGACCTGCGCACGTGACGGCGCCAATATTGTGATTGCAGCCAAGTCTGATGAGCCGCACCCAAAACTCAAAGGTACCATCCACAGTGTTGCCAAAGAAGTAGAAGAAGCCGGTGGCCAAGCGTTAGCCGTCAAAGTTGATGTTCGTTCCGAAGAGGATGTCGATAACCTGATTGCCAGAACCGTTGAACGTTTTGGTGGTATCGATGTCATCATTAATAACGCTGGTGCTATTGCTCTTGCCGGTGTTGAAATGACGCCGCTGAAAAAACTCGACCTGATGATGCAAGTCAACTTCCGTGCTGTATTTCTGTTAAGTCAGAAAGCACTGCCGCATCTGAAAAAATCTGAACAAGGCCATATTTTAAGTCTGTGCCCTCCCCTCGATCTGGATCGACGCTGGTTGCGCAATCACTCGCCATACACGTTAACGAAATACGGTATGTCGATGTTGACCCTGGGTATGTCGGATGAATTTAAGCGCTATGGTATTGCAGTAAATGCTTTGTGGCCGCGTACCGTTATTCATACCGACGCAACATCGTTTGGTGGTAAACAATCTTTTGATCGTGCCCGTGGTCCAAAAATCATGGCCGACGCGGCGTATATTCTGCTGCAAAAAGCCGACCGTGAAGTGACAGGTCAGTTGCTGATCGATGAGGAGTTTCTACGCGGTGAAGGGGTAACAGATTTTGAACAATTCCGTGCCAATCCGGAAAGCGATAAAACCGATTTAATGCCGGATTTATTTGTTCAGGAACCGGAGGTATATGTCCGTGGTACGTTACCGCCACTCGCTGGTTTAGAAAGCGAGTAA
- a CDS encoding DUF615 domain-containing protein, whose translation MARKKDSFEDEIEYEIVSKTEMKREMDRLQELGKRLTELNANQWQTLTIKEVLRDALVESKRLKHNEARRRHLQYIGKLMRDEDVELVQQQVDLLDPSSEAFGRRVGQMERWRERLIKDDKAMNTFIDEYPHVDRQHLRNLVRNATKEMSSEPPKPGSGYKKLFQFIKETMV comes from the coding sequence ATGGCCAGAAAAAAAGATTCGTTCGAAGACGAGATTGAATACGAAATTGTCAGCAAAACTGAAATGAAGCGTGAGATGGATCGCCTGCAGGAGCTAGGTAAGCGTCTGACGGAATTAAATGCCAATCAGTGGCAAACACTGACCATTAAAGAAGTGCTGCGGGATGCATTGGTTGAGAGTAAGCGCCTGAAGCACAACGAAGCCAGACGCCGCCATCTGCAATATATCGGTAAGCTGATGCGTGATGAGGATGTGGAACTGGTTCAACAGCAGGTGGATTTGTTAGACCCTTCAAGCGAAGCGTTCGGTCGCCGTGTTGGTCAGATGGAAAGATGGCGGGAACGTTTAATCAAAGACGATAAGGCAATGAATACTTTTATCGATGAATATCCACATGTTGATCGTCAACACCTCCGCAATTTGGTGCGGAATGCCACTAAAGAAATGAGTTCGGAGCCACCGAAGCCGGGATCGGGTTATAAGAAGTTGTTTCAGTTTATTAAGGAAACGATGGTTTAA
- a CDS encoding enoyl-CoA hydratase/isomerase family protein: MPLLSLKNDGKVAIISMDNGKNANNLEFAQTLLALLQDVEAEKSNKALILTSSDEKNWSQGIDVMWLMSSIQGGQHDDVKAFLSTMDEIYTLMMQYPMPIIAAMNGHTFGNGIVIAAACDFRFMRSDRGYVCFPEVDMNIPFVPGLIDVILKAIPKHTFNEMILTGRKMSAVEMAHAAFIDKTFDSVETLQQGALEFARTFNKSRPIFAEHKRRLHQPVLAALAQKNPPVIEELKILL, from the coding sequence ATGCCATTACTGAGTCTCAAAAACGATGGAAAAGTGGCCATTATTTCGATGGATAATGGTAAAAACGCCAACAATCTGGAGTTTGCCCAGACATTATTAGCGTTGTTGCAAGACGTTGAGGCAGAAAAATCGAATAAAGCACTGATTCTGACTTCCAGTGATGAAAAGAACTGGAGTCAGGGGATTGATGTCATGTGGCTGATGTCCAGTATTCAGGGTGGTCAACACGATGATGTCAAAGCGTTTTTATCCACGATGGATGAAATCTACACGCTGATGATGCAATACCCGATGCCGATTATCGCCGCGATGAACGGCCACACCTTTGGTAACGGTATTGTTATCGCCGCCGCTTGTGATTTCCGTTTTATGCGCTCCGATCGAGGTTATGTTTGCTTCCCGGAAGTGGATATGAATATCCCGTTTGTTCCAGGCTTGATTGATGTCATTCTGAAAGCGATTCCGAAGCATACATTTAACGAGATGATTCTGACCGGTCGTAAGATGAGCGCAGTGGAAATGGCGCACGCCGCCTTCATCGACAAAACCTTCGATTCGGTTGAAACCCTGCAACAAGGTGCACTGGAGTTTGCACGGACCTTCAATAAGAGTCGTCCGATTTTTGCTGAACACAAGCGGCGTTTGCATCAACCAGTACTGGCAGCCTTAGCGCAGAAAAACCCTCCCGTAATCGAAGAGCTTAAGATATTACTGTAA